A window of the Glaciimonas sp. CA11.2 genome harbors these coding sequences:
- a CDS encoding LysR family transcriptional regulator, with protein sequence MNLTLEALQIIDTIDRKGSFGAAAIALNRVPSALTYSIRKLEEDLDVLLFDRTGHRAKLTVAGLELLTEGRHLLQAAQELERRVKRTATGWEVELRIVLDSIVPFETLMPMIAAFDRENAGTRLRIFHEALSGVWEALINDRADLAIAAPHDGPDYVRMSGDFQTRQLGLTDWAFAVAPHHPLACAPEPLTANTIQQYRAVAVGDTGRVLPSITSGLLIGQDILTVPTMSTKLQAQLNGLGCGHLPRRLAAPYFLSGALIEKETLEAKPGVKSQIAWRTPVLGKSLKWFINQLSDPGTVQNFIEWP encoded by the coding sequence ATGAATTTGACGCTCGAAGCATTGCAGATCATCGATACCATTGACCGCAAAGGAAGCTTTGGCGCCGCCGCCATAGCACTCAATCGGGTGCCGTCAGCGCTCACTTATAGTATCCGCAAGTTAGAAGAAGATCTGGATGTTTTATTGTTTGACCGAACCGGTCATCGCGCCAAACTCACAGTTGCCGGTCTCGAACTATTGACCGAAGGACGTCACTTACTCCAGGCAGCGCAAGAACTGGAGCGGCGCGTAAAACGTACCGCGACTGGCTGGGAGGTTGAACTGCGGATCGTATTGGATAGTATTGTGCCGTTCGAGACACTCATGCCAATGATCGCCGCTTTTGATCGTGAAAATGCAGGAACGCGCTTGCGCATTTTTCATGAGGCCCTTTCCGGTGTGTGGGAAGCCCTGATCAATGATCGCGCCGATCTGGCCATTGCCGCGCCACATGACGGACCCGACTACGTGCGTATGAGCGGAGATTTCCAGACACGCCAATTAGGCCTCACCGACTGGGCCTTCGCGGTTGCGCCGCACCATCCTTTGGCGTGTGCACCGGAACCCTTGACCGCTAATACGATCCAACAGTACAGGGCGGTTGCAGTCGGCGACACGGGACGCGTTTTACCCAGCATTACCTCCGGACTGTTAATCGGCCAAGATATCTTAACCGTACCGACGATGTCGACAAAATTGCAAGCACAACTGAACGGATTGGGATGCGGCCATTTGCCGCGTCGTCTGGCTGCTCCTTATTTTTTATCGGGCGCTTTGATTGAAAAAGAAACACTGGAGGCAAAACCGGGCGTCAAATCGCAAATCGCATGGCGAACGCCGGTCTTAGGAAAATCTCTTAAATGGTTTATTAATCAATTGAGCGATCCTGGAACCGTGCAGAATTTTATTGAGTGGCCTTAG
- the gluQRS gene encoding tRNA glutamyl-Q(34) synthetase GluQRS, whose translation MLNASPYIGRFAPSPTGLLHDGSLVAAMASYLDAKAHQGQWLVRMENVDEARTASGAADAILKALSTLQMAWDGPVVFQSCRTNLYQAAFDKLGRLAYPCGCTRREIVDSQIGVASDGAAVYPGTCREGLPVGKPTRSYRLLVPDAGHPAELIRFEDRWQGLMQQHLAIEVGDFVLKRADGFWTYQLAVVVDDADQGVTHVVRGADLLDSTARQIYLQRQLGLTTPSYLHVPVITNANGEKLSKQYDAQPLDLSQPLQTLVKAAWFLGLEIGHVASVETFWAVAIAAWASQRVERRNIN comes from the coding sequence ATGCTCAACGCAAGCCCATACATTGGACGTTTCGCTCCCTCCCCGACCGGGCTATTGCATGATGGTTCGCTGGTTGCCGCTATGGCGAGTTATCTCGATGCCAAAGCGCATCAGGGTCAATGGCTGGTGCGGATGGAAAACGTTGATGAAGCACGCACTGCGTCCGGCGCAGCCGATGCGATTTTAAAAGCGTTATCGACACTACAGATGGCTTGGGATGGGCCGGTAGTATTTCAAAGCTGTCGCACAAATTTGTACCAGGCGGCATTTGACAAACTAGGACGACTAGCCTATCCATGCGGCTGTACGCGCCGTGAAATCGTCGACTCACAAATTGGTGTCGCGTCCGATGGTGCCGCAGTTTATCCTGGCACTTGCAGGGAAGGACTGCCAGTTGGCAAGCCGACCCGATCCTATCGATTGCTGGTACCCGATGCCGGTCACCCGGCTGAACTGATCAGGTTTGAGGACAGATGGCAAGGGTTAATGCAACAGCATCTTGCAATAGAGGTCGGCGATTTTGTGCTGAAACGTGCAGATGGATTTTGGACCTACCAACTTGCCGTGGTCGTCGACGATGCAGATCAGGGTGTGACACATGTTGTGCGTGGTGCGGATCTTCTTGATTCCACCGCCCGACAAATTTATTTGCAACGGCAACTGGGATTGACAACACCAAGCTATTTGCATGTGCCGGTTATCACCAACGCCAACGGTGAAAAATTATCCAAACAATACGACGCACAACCGCTGGATTTGAGCCAACCACTTCAAACGCTGGTCAAGGCCGCATGGTTTCTAGGATTGGAAATTGGCCACGTTGCCTCAGTTGAAACATTCTGGGCCGTTGCCATTGCAGCCTGGGCTAGTCAGCGCGTAGAGCGCCGTAACATCAACTAA
- a CDS encoding DEAD/DEAH box helicase: protein MPDTQSEKQQEIIIASDAEALEASIKFTDFGLSPDILRALSDQGYVNPTPIQAQAIPIVLQGRDVMGAAQTGTGKTAGFALPIIQLLLAHANTSASPARHPVRALILTPTRELADQVAENVKAYCRHTALRATVVFGGIDMAPQTAALRSGIEIVIATPGRLLDHVQQKTISLSQTQILVMDEADRMLDMGFLPDLQRIINLLPKERQSLMFSATFSAEIKKLAGSFLKNPVTIEVARSNATADNVTQTMYRIDDQAKLDAVSFIIRERNLKQVIVFSNTKIGASRLAKHLESEGVNASAIHGDKSQNERMAALEAFKQGAIEVLVATDVAARGLDIAELPCVINFDLPYNAEDYVHRIGRTGRAGASGDAISLCTDKDERLLVDIEKMIKHKFVRAELVGFVAKARVVERERSPRRDDGDSRGNARSDSRSDSRSDARSDSRTDSRSGSSDRSSQHTRSAYTSLPRKEKIDPWFLKPYEPTLSSVESAQNSQSGLPVKPKGKLAALLGGMPKR from the coding sequence ATGCCTGACACTCAGTCTGAAAAGCAACAAGAAATTATCATAGCGTCCGATGCGGAAGCATTAGAGGCATCCATTAAATTTACAGATTTTGGGTTGTCTCCAGACATCTTGCGGGCGCTGAGCGATCAAGGATATGTCAACCCGACGCCTATTCAGGCCCAAGCCATTCCGATCGTTTTACAAGGTCGGGATGTGATGGGCGCGGCCCAAACCGGCACCGGTAAAACGGCAGGATTTGCGCTCCCGATTATTCAGTTGTTGCTGGCGCACGCCAACACCAGCGCCTCACCAGCACGGCATCCGGTCCGCGCCTTGATTTTGACGCCAACCCGTGAACTGGCGGATCAGGTTGCCGAAAATGTTAAAGCCTATTGCCGTCATACGGCATTGCGTGCAACGGTGGTGTTTGGTGGTATTGATATGGCCCCACAAACTGCGGCACTGCGTTCAGGTATCGAAATTGTGATTGCAACGCCGGGTCGTTTGCTGGATCACGTTCAACAAAAAACCATCAGCTTGTCGCAAACGCAAATTTTGGTGATGGACGAGGCTGACCGCATGCTTGATATGGGCTTTCTGCCCGACTTGCAACGGATTATTAATCTGCTCCCGAAAGAGCGTCAGAGTCTGATGTTCTCAGCTACGTTTTCTGCTGAAATCAAAAAACTCGCAGGTAGCTTCCTCAAAAATCCGGTCACCATTGAAGTCGCACGCAGTAATGCGACGGCTGACAATGTCACACAAACGATGTATCGGATTGATGATCAGGCAAAGCTGGACGCGGTGTCTTTTATTATCCGCGAACGCAATCTTAAGCAGGTCATCGTGTTTTCGAATACGAAAATCGGCGCATCACGTCTGGCCAAGCATCTGGAAAGCGAAGGCGTTAATGCTTCTGCGATCCATGGTGATAAAAGCCAGAACGAGCGGATGGCAGCGCTGGAAGCTTTCAAGCAAGGTGCGATTGAAGTGTTGGTCGCGACCGATGTTGCCGCTCGCGGTCTCGACATCGCTGAGCTACCATGCGTGATTAACTTCGATTTGCCTTATAACGCGGAAGATTACGTCCATCGTATCGGCCGTACCGGTCGTGCTGGCGCGTCGGGCGATGCCATTTCGCTGTGTACTGATAAAGATGAGCGGTTGTTGGTAGATATTGAAAAAATGATCAAGCACAAGTTTGTTCGTGCTGAGTTGGTGGGCTTTGTGGCGAAGGCACGCGTGGTTGAGCGTGAGCGCTCGCCGCGTCGTGATGACGGTGATTCGCGTGGCAATGCTCGCTCAGATTCACGTTCAGATTCACGTTCGGACGCTCGCTCGGACAGCAGAACCGACTCACGTTCAGGATCCTCGGATCGTAGCAGCCAGCATACGCGTAGCGCCTATACATCGTTGCCGCGCAAAGAGAAAATTGATCCGTGGTTCTTGAAACCGTACGAACCTACGCTTTCGTCAGTTGAGAGCGCGCAAAATAGTCAGTCAGGTCTTCCGGTCAAGCCTAAAGGAAAGCTTGCTGCGCTATTAGGCGGAATGCCTAAGCGCTAA